The region gcctccaccttccagattcaagcaattttcgtgcttcagcctcctgagtagctgggactacaggtgctcgccaccatgcccagctaattttctgtatttttagtagagacggagttttgccatgttgtccaggctgaactcctgagctcagacaatcctaccacctcggcctcccaaagtgctaggattataggctgagccaccatgtccggtcGAACTTTTTAAAGCTACTTTTCGGTGACTGGCCCTCCAGATCTGCACGTGAATGTTTCCACAGGATTAAAAACAAAGGCAGGTGCAGTGCTAGAAATGTCTTAGGAGAGCTTGGACAGAGCATTCTGAAAACAGTATGCCTTACCAGCCTGAGAGCAATAGTATGTATATCTTGATTTGTTCCTACATAGGTGTGTTCATGTGTTCACATTGTAATTATTCATCTAACTGAACATTTGAGATTTGTGCATTTTCCAGCATGTCCATAAtggctcaaaaacaaaaccagaaagtgAAGGAACAGGCAGTTGTGTGAGGTTGTTTTggtaaaacaggaagaaaaagagtCACTGGCAACAGATCCTTGATGGAGATGACATTTGATCTTAGCCAAGAAATTTTCAGTAGCAATACattgagtaaaataaatattttaaaaagaaacagccaACAAAATCAAATAtcctgttctttgaaaagattagtAACAATTAAATCTCTAGCAGTGctaattaagaagaaaagtaaatgaagaataaaaaaaaaaacaccactctCGAAGGCATGAAAGGTATACCCAGTTAGTTTCCAGGGCTGGTGAGAGGAGGGATGAGGCAAGCATCAGCTGAGGCTGCCTCCTGAAGAAAGGTGAATTTACACAGGGCAGCCAGGGTAGGAATATCCTGGATCAGAGGTGAGTGGGGAAGAGGCTGTTTGGATCCTCAAGCTTTCTGCAGCCCTTTATGCAATAATGCACAAGCCTAAGTTTGTGGCATTCAGAACACATGCGGCAGTTTCAAGCATATCCTGAATTTTCTTTCACTCTTTACTACCATTCTACTTCAAAAGCTTTCCCTAATCTTCTTGTGATCCATCACTTAAGATGTCTCGCCCAGTGTCCCAGCAGTTTACAGTAAGCTCCTATAAACTGACTGTGAGGTGAAGCTCACAACTCTATTCAATCTGTTCCATGATATAGCATTTCTTAAACTCAgggattttcttcttcttgtaggtttatttcttttatacAGACCACAGTTTGTAATCATGTCCCAGAAATTTGGCTTTTTAGAAAACAACTGAGGACTCCTATCACAGCTGTTGTTGGCACCTGGGTGTGGAGTCAATCAGTGCTAGGCTTTCTAGGAGGTTAATTGAAGGGGCAAACATATGTCTTTTGGTTAGGATTAAGAACCTGGTAAATGTTCCTCCAGTGCTTGGCTAACGGAGAAAATGTCTACTGCAGTAGATGGGATTCTGAGCATAGAATTCCATTAATCTGAtctatttcatcactcaggtagaAGTGATGCCCCGATGAGAACTTAAAAAGGGGAAACTAGAGACAGTATACAAGGGTAGGGATATGGCAGCTTCTTAGTATGGAAACCCTTTATTCAGGAGAGGCacaggaagaaatagataaagCAAGCTAGTCTTGAGGCTTGGCAAATAAGCACACATCATTTAAGAGTGCCTGAACACCTAAGACAGTTCTTGGGCTATATATGACTACTGTTATGTCAACACAAATCACACAATTGATGTGGTGAACTACTAGGCTGAGGCCTTGAGAGATACAAATTAGAACCATGAGGGTTTGAGAAAAGAGATCACGTGTCCTTAACATAGTCTAGTCCATTCTTGGCATCTGGAGTTCAGGTCTGTGACCAACCTACATGTCCATTTCTCTGGAAGTGAAATGATCTAATGGCAATAGGAAAAAGAGTTGAAGTAGCAATTTAgcctgaaaaagaaatatttgtcatACTTGCCTCCACTCCTTAATCTGAATTCAGTTTGGCAAGAGTTGTTATATGACAGCAGAAGTGGAACCATTCTTAGGCTTTCTTATTAAAGATGGGTTGTAGGCCAAAGTAAGGGAGATGGTTGTCACAGGTatgatgaagaaacaaaaaaaaatagcaagctAGCAGACAACAAAAATTCTAAACTTGAGAACTGATCTATAATGGGACAGATAGTGGGCTCCTCATCATAGTCCAATTAGAAGAATCTTGCTGTGTATAGCCTGTGGTTGAGACATCTTCAGTGGTAGATTATGGGAGGACAGGAGAAAAGCTCAGGCAATGTGGGTTGAGTGGCTTTTTACGTTTTAATAGTGGTCTTCAAGTCACACACACCCATTTAAGGATGCTACTTGCAGCAATCTAAAAGTATGGGATTTATGCAGGGAAAACAGTTTCATTTTATATTAGCTacattttattgagcacctaagcACCAAGCATCACGCTAAGCATTTTTACAAAGCTTATCATTTAAGTCTCAAAATATCTCTATGATGTATGTACTATTATCtcctttttatggatgaagaaactggggcTTGGTGCGTTTACATAATTTGACTAAGGCAAAGTGGCTAGCAAGTGATAGAGTGGATTTTTAAGTCTATGGGTATGAATCTAGAACTAATACTTTTCGCCTCTTTGCTATCCTGCCTCTTGATGATGTAGGAACAGTACCACATTTTGAGTGTGGTACATGAAAGTATGCAGGATTTGTAGGCTGtattctgaagaaaaaaaccTAGGGGTTCCATGAAGAAGATCAGCCAATGTCTCCCAAAGCTGAATGTTACCACCAGAAGAGGCAGCGCCCCTTGCAAGGAGTATTCTCACATGGCTGGGAAAATGTGTCCATGACCAAACATCATATGAAATCATTGAAACCAATCATCCTAAGGAGAAAGTAACTAAAGGGCTACCACGCAGGACTGTAATGGTAGTTTAGGCTGACTACTTCTATTTTGGGTTCTCCAGCCAGATTATTCACATTATATGATATGGTAACACCTGAAAGAGGCAATGGATGGTGAATGCAGCAATAAACAGAGATCAACAAGTGGTAGAGCTCAGCTGCTGGCTGTGCACAGCAGTAGCTATCTTTGTCTCATCAAACCTGGCCAAGTGAAACCCCGAATCTTGTTTTATCCACAGTTGTCTTCTTGACTATCCATATTGGGCTGGATGGACACCTGGGAGTCATAGCTTAAACCCAAAACTTACCACACACTTACTACATGATCTTGGCTAGAATATTTAATCTCATTTAAGTTATACAAACTGTGTTGTATGGAATGGATGTTTgatctattttacaaatgaaggaaTACACTCAGACTATGAATACTACACTTTTTAACATAGTACTAGCACATACTATGTTCATAATAAAGTGCTTAACTTTCTAAAGGATAAAGCTTCCTTGTTGCCTGGAATGTCTTGGTAGTTTATCATGAAAAAATAGCTGCattgaaaaatcataaaagctTACTGGGTAAAGTTCATCTATAAGGTAGTCCCAAGGTTTTCTTTGTAGTATTTTAATCTATTAATTGAACCTAAGTAAATAGGATATTCAGGGCAAAGTTTAGAGAAGGTAAGGATTATATTTCCAGGTACTTTATTATCTCCTATGGAAGCTGATTATGTTGTTCTCTAATGATCTTATTTTTCCCAACTCATTCATGTATTTCTTTTACCACAAGGAtacttctttcatatttttttatagGCACTGTACCAAGAATAAAAAATACGATATGTTTGACCTCAGGAAGTTTTTGTTCATATAACAATTAGTAACTGAGCGTACAGAGATGAAAGACAGATTCATTTCTCtgtttatccttcattctgtggAAACTTaaccataataaatatatattaatagacTTCTTTTTAATAGACTTGTGACCTCAGTTATGGATTACACCCTTTGTATAAGatcataaacaagagacatacaCCTTAATGCACACAATAAAGTCTAGGGAGAGCATTACAATGATCAACTTAGTCTCTCTGAGGTCACGATGGGAGATTGCATGAAAGCTCAGAGGAAAGGGTATGGAATGGGGaaggaagaaagcagaaaaggCTTTCCAAAGGAGGTAAGCCATGAGCTGATCCATGAACAATGAATACAAATTTGGAAGGGAAGAATATTAAGGAGGATAAAAGTGGTACAGGATAATTTTGTCAGATGCCACATTTTTGATCCTGAGATTACCACCAAACTGAGAATATCCCtaggttttcccagcaccacatGTATCAACAAATCTTATGGGACTGCATTCTTCTCATACATCATTTGTGCATTAACGGGAAAAAAGTCTCACCTGTGATGCTGGGTCCAGCTTATAACCACACAATGGAAacccctgcctccttcctccttgTGGGTATCCCAGGACTGCAATCTTCACATCTTTGGCTGGCTATCTCACTGAGTGCCATGTACATCATAGCCCTGTTAGGAAACACCATCATCGTGACTGCAATCTGGATGGATTCCACTCGGCATGAGCCCATGTATTGCTTTCTGTGTGTTCTGGCTGCTGTGGACATTGTTATGGCCTCCTCGGTGGTACCCAAGATGGTGAGCATCTTCTGCTCAGGAGACAGCTCCATCAGCTTTAGTGCTTGTTTCACTCAGATGTTTTTTGTCCACTTAGCCACAGCTGTGGAGACGGGGCTGCTGCTGATCATGGCTTTTGACCGCTATGTAGCCATCTGCAAGCCTCTACACTACAAGAGAATTCTCACGCCTCAAGTGATGCTGGGAATGAGTATGGCCATCACCATCAGAGCTGTCACATTCATGACTCCACTGAGTTGGATGGTGAGTCATCTACCTTTCTGTGGCTCCAATGTGGTTCTCCACTCCTACTGTGAGCACATAGCTTTGGCCAGGTTAGCATGTGCTGACCCCGTGCCCAGCAGTCTCTACAGTCTGATTGGTTCCTCTATTATGGTGGGCTCTGATGTGGCCTTCATTGCTGCCTCCTATATCTTAATTCTCAGGGCAGTATTTGGTCTCTCCTCAAAGACTGCTCAGTTGAAAGCATTAAGCACATGTGGCTCCCATGTGGGGGTTATGGCTTTGTACTATCTACCTGGGATGGCATCCATCTATGCGGCCTGGTTGGGGCAGGATATAGTGCCCTTGCACACCCAAGTCCTGCTAGCTGACCTGTACGTGATCATCCCAGCCACCTTAAATCCCATCATCTATGGCATGAGGACCAAACAATTGCGGGAGAGAATATGGAGTTATCTGATGCATGTCCTCTTTGACCATTCCAACCTGGGTTCATGAACACAATATCTGTTCAGATCCAGCCAACTTCAAAGATGCCTTAGAGATCTGTAGAGCTTAGTTTACCTGGTGCTACAGGAATTCTAAGATGAAGGTGTAAAGGATATCCTTGCATAACTTTTCAATTACTAGCAGGAATGTGAATGAAATGTTTCTGATTTTCTGAGGGCTTTCTCAGTGGATTCAATCAACTTGTATCTGAATTAGAGACAAGTTTTGGTAGAGAATACACATTTGATTGAACTTATGTTTCCCTGCTCTTTAGGAATGTGCTAGGTTAGGCTGAAGAAGGCACAAAGCCTCTTCCTGCTCCTGCCTCACCAACTCTTAAAATGAAAGACAACAAAGACTGCTCACCATTCTCTTCATGAACAGCTATGTGTCCACTTAGGATCTGGGGAACTGAGAGCATGCAACTGTATTTCTTAGTTTTTCATACTTCCAAATAGTTATCTACCCTttgccattaaaaagaaaaacactagaAACTTTATAGCTTGTGCCTGTTGACTCTTTTCTGCCAACTTTATTCCTTTCCACAGATGATTCTCAGGCAGAAGACATGAACTTTAAAACATGGCCCCATGCACCCCTCTAGCCTCTTGTATTTTCAATCCCTTTCAAGTCCCCTGACTCTACTGCCTCTGGTTTATCCTCTATTTGGAGAATATGTCCCTTCTCATACTTTTGTGCTCAGGTGCATGCTCTATCTCCAGTTGAAAAACTCATCTTCCTTGCCCTCCCCTACATCCTCTTTCCCTTCTCCGTTCAACAGGATGTTATAACAGCATCATGGGAAACATTTAACCAGTGAAACCTGGCCCGAGTCCCCAGGCAGAACTGAGGAAATGTGAACTCGACTTTGAGATATGAAGTACACTGTCAGTGTGAATAGTTCTACCATAAAGTGAAGTGAAATACGGTTATTAGAATTTAGCTCTTGACTCTCTGGCTTACTTGCTTTGTGACTTTTATGAGCCTCAGCTTTCATCTATAAGATGTTGATGTGATGATGGCAGCTACTTCAGGAGGTTCTGAAAACTGACTGAGATAATCTTTGAAAAGAGCATTTGTTatgatgcctggcacattgtGAACTTTCACAAATCCTACCTatcatggtttttttgtttgtttgtttgttttcctttcaggATGCACTTTATACTCTTAGTCTAACTTTTAGGTATCCTCTGAAAACTTGAAGAAACAGACTCTTCAGCCCGTAAGCATCTGCCTCCTCCTGCTATCTGGAAATCCCCAGGGGCCAGAGCACAAAGATAAACCAGTCTCTTGAGGAGTAGCAATGTTTGGTTGCTGGGTAGAGGCCAAAGGAAGGTGGGTGTCCAGGGACAAGTCAGGATGACTGAGTATCCAGAGGGAAGAGGACCCCAATGAGAAGTCTTTGGAAAGGACAATATGACTCTCCATTGTTTGTTCGTATTTGATTTTGTTTGCACTTCCTGCTCCTCCGAAGGTATCCTGTATTAACCCCTCTTCTTTTGCGTGAAAGAAATGTGGACTATGAGGCATGGACTCATTGGAGAAAGTGAAACAGAGAAAACTCTCAGACTGTGGGTAACTGACTTGGGCATTAGTGTTGGGCTGATGGAGTCTGAAGGCCAGATCACcccagaatagaaaataaaagccttTACTCTTCCTATACAG is a window of Gorilla gorilla gorilla isolate KB3781 chromosome 9, NHGRI_mGorGor1-v2.1_pri, whole genome shotgun sequence DNA encoding:
- the LOC101141682 gene encoding olfactory receptor 52I2; this encodes MYQQILWDCILLIHHLCINGKKVSPVMLGPAYNHTMETPASFLLVGIPGLQSSHLWLAISLSAMYIIALLGNTIIVTAIWMDSTRHEPMYCFLCVLAAVDIVMASSVVPKMVSIFCSGDSSISFSACFTQMFFVHLATAVETGLLLIMAFDRYVAICKPLHYKRILTPQVMLGMSMAITIRAVTFMTPLSWMVSHLPFCGSNVVLHSYCEHIALARLACADPVPSSLYSLIGSSIMVGSDVAFIAASYILILRAVFGLSSKTAQLKALSTCGSHVGVMALYYLPGMASIYAAWLGQDIVPLHTQVLLADLYVIIPATLNPIIYGMRTKQLRERIWSYLMHVLFDHSNLGS